TTCCGTCTCGTAATCCTCTAGCTCGAAGCCTTCGGACTGCGCCTCCCGTTCCGTCACGGGAGGTTCATAGAGCGCACGGGCGATGAGTTTCAGTTTCCCACGCGGCCACTGAACAGTGCTGCGTCGTAGGCTTGGAGTGCAGCAGCCAGCGAGCCGCCGCACTGGTCTTCCAGTGCAATCAGCGCGTCAACATTGAATTCATCTTCAAGCTGCCAGCCGTTCAGGCACTTGACCGCCAGCTCTGCCGCCTGCTTCATGCCGTCACCAACGAGTGCTGCGAACGAGAACTCGGCCTTTTCTGTCTTCTTGTCCTCAGTCTCTTCGCCGGTCACTGCCGTGCGGTATTCGTCGCGAACCTTGGCCCATTCGGATTTCTTTTGAGCCTTCGCCGTAAAGTTGATGGTGAATTCTTCGCCGTCCAGGTTCTTCACCTTGACCGGGAGATTGAAGGTTGGGAGCTTGCCAGCCATCAGCTTGAGGCTCAGGACGGAGACAGACTTTTCTTTTGCCATGATTTGGATCTTTCGCGGAGATGAAGTAAGCCCGTACGCACTCCAGCCGCCCCGCGAAAGGAGCGAACTGAGATGCGTCGGTGCATGGGGTTGGCCTATGGCCTGTTCACCTAAATAGTTGAGTGCATGTCAGAGCAGCGAGAATCGCTGGCCTGCATGCACATCACCCGCTCTCAGTTCAAACGTATCCGTCACCTGCTGCCCAAGCCTCGCGGCAGCAAGTTGATCAGCCACTACAGGTTCCTTAATGTGAATCGCCCCGGATTTCCTAGACACTGTTGAGCCGTTGGGAATGCCGTCTTTCGAACTCTACCGGAGAGATATCTCCGGCGGTGCCATGACGCCTTTTCGGGTTGTAAAACATCTCGATGTAGTTGAAGACATCAGCCCTGGCCTCATCGCGCGTCGGGTAAATCTGGCGGCGAATACGCTCGCGCTTGAGCAACTGGAAGAAGCTCTCGGCCACGGCGTTGTCGTGACAGTTGCCGCGACGACTCATGCTGGAGACCAGATTGTGATCTCGCAGAAAGCCCTGCCAGTCATGGCCTGTAAACTGACTACCCTGATCCGAATGCACCATGACAGGCAGCTTAGGCCTGCGACGCCACAAGGCCATCAACAGTGCATCGAGCACCAAGCCAGTATCGATGCGGCTGCCCATAGACCAGCCAACAACCTGACGTG
This genomic stretch from Diaphorobacter sp. HDW4B harbors:
- a CDS encoding phage tail assembly chaperone, with translation MAKEKSVSVLSLKLMAGKLPTFNLPVKVKNLDGEEFTINFTAKAQKKSEWAKVRDEYRTAVTGEETEDKKTEKAEFSFAALVGDGMKQAAELAVKCLNGWQLEDEFNVDALIALEDQCGGSLAAALQAYDAALFSGRVGN